The DNA region CCTCAGGCCAGAGAGAGCGGTATTCGAGGACTGATATTCGCGGCGGCCCGCAATATTCCGGTCACGTTTTTCTCATCGCGGCCGCGGGAATGTTTTGCCGCGACGGACGATATCGCGCGCGAGGGGTTAAGGTGTCGATGCACTGCGGAGGGTGGATTTTGCGCAGCACAATCCGCCTCTCAGCCTGCGGAGAGCGACGGCGGACATGTAACAACACCGGTCGCGAGATCGAATTGTCGTTCGGCGCCTGCTTCAGGCTGCCATGGACATTCGAAGGACGAAGGACAGCAACATGATCGGTGAAGTCATTGTGGTCGGTGACCTGAAGTTGCGGGATGACGCCTCGCTCGACGAATACAGCCGGCTGGGCGAACGCATGTACGACATCGTCAGCCGCCTTCCGGGATTCCTGTCGGTGAAATCGTTCAAGGCGGCGGATGGCGAGGAGCTCACCCTGTTTCGCTTTGCCTCGGAAGAGGCGCTTGAGACCTGGCGCCATCATCCGGAACATGTCGAAACCATGCAGCGCGGACATGCCGAATTCTACGCCAGCGGCTTCCTGCAGATCTGCAAGGTGATCCGCGAAGTCGGCCCGTTTGAGCATGCGTAACGGTGCGTAGTGCGTAGGGCGGATTAGCGTAGCGTAATCCGCCATGTTTGGTTGGCTTGCTCGGCGGGTTACGGCTTCGCCAAACCCGCCCTTCTCGGGCTGCGCCGCTCAGAACAGCGGCGGAATC from Bradyrhizobium sp. B124 includes:
- a CDS encoding antibiotic biosynthesis monooxygenase — its product is MIGEVIVVGDLKLRDDASLDEYSRLGERMYDIVSRLPGFLSVKSFKAADGEELTLFRFASEEALETWRHHPEHVETMQRGHAEFYASGFLQICKVIREVGPFEHA